A genome region from Streptomyces antimycoticus includes the following:
- a CDS encoding SDR family NAD(P)-dependent oxidoreductase, with product MDAMLEEFRQLADCLSYSAPAIPVISNVTGDVAGDELATAEYWVRHVREAVRFDDGMRSLAAQGVTTCVELGPDAVLTAMGQDCLDAIDADAAFVPLARSGRAEAQTLAEAVATLYTNGVGVDWNAVYAGRGARRVGLPTYAFQHKRYWLEAGGAVTGDARSVGLGRVDHPLLGGLTELADGERTVLTGRLSLQTHPWLADHAVAGGVLFPGTGFVELGLLAGTETGAGRLGELTLETPLLLPEQGGVRIQLVVGPTDESGVRPLGVYSRSDSDEPGEEWVRHAQGVLEADSGAAVTDSLLQWPVPGAEQVPMEGFYEGLAQVGYGYGPVFQGLESVWRLDGDVFAEVALPDSAAQDAGRFGLHPALLDAALHAMEMGDFGGESGRVTLPFSFTGVTLHAVGAGRVRVRLRPQGKDTVALLVTDATGEPVASVESLVVREVAPERFASGPRSTGGDGTLFRANWDVFPAARGGGLTADGGSAAVIGADRARAGELLAASGVEYAEYAGTDELLAAIDEGAALPDVVWAWCGAAPDTEDIADAARKSTHRALALVQSWLAEDRFEGSRLVVVTSDAVATGPGEGVAGLSDAAVWGLVRSAATENPGRLVLVDVDRHAESATAVAGVVTAAIAAGEREVALRVGQGLIPRLARNAAGRVLEAPAGTSAWKLGTSGGGTLDNLSLQPDPSAEAPLAPGYVRIAVRAAGLNFRDALIAIGMYPDDHATMGGEGAGVVLEVGPGVTDLAPGDRVMGMINASFGPIAIADRRQIVPMPRGWTFAQGASVPVVFLTAYIGLVELGKLQPGESILVHTATGGVGMAATQLARHLGAEVYATASPGKWDTLRAMGFDEKHIASSRDLEFERRFMETSGGRGMDMVLDSLAREFVDASLRLMPRGGRFLEMGKIDVRDPEVVAAEHPGVKYEAYDLVVADYDWVQRMLVELVALFDRGALHPLPLTAWDVRRAPDAIRHISQARHIGKNVFTMSHTLNPEGSVLVTGGTGGLGSEVARHLVAEYGVRNLVLVSRRGPDAAGAADLKAELAEAGASVTLAACDVADRASLERVLSAVPAEHPLTAVVHAAGVLDDGVIDTLSPKRIDAVFEPKVDAAWNLHELTRHLDLAEFVMFSSVAGVFGSPGQGNYAAANAFLDALAAHRRSLGLPAVSLAWGPWEQGGGMTGTLSQADMVRMAREGMAALSMAGGLRLLDAGRTGEDALLVPMRLETSALSGQADIPTLLRGVVRVRSKAAADGKAAAPESARVKLAGLSGAELDRALLDLVRGSAAMVLGHSGAQSIEPDRSFQNLGFDSLAGVEFRNRLNSATGLRLPSTLIFDNPTPAALAEYLRGRVATDSPAEPDVDPEEARIRAVLASIPLERLRRAGLLDTLTELASGKDQAEKDADEKETDSIDAMDDDDLIDMMLGDLDS from the coding sequence ATGGACGCCATGCTGGAGGAGTTCCGCCAGCTCGCCGACTGCCTGTCGTACTCGGCCCCGGCGATCCCGGTCATCTCCAACGTCACCGGAGATGTCGCCGGTGACGAGCTGGCCACCGCCGAGTACTGGGTCCGCCATGTGCGCGAAGCCGTCCGCTTCGACGACGGCATGCGCTCCCTCGCGGCCCAGGGGGTGACGACCTGCGTGGAGCTCGGCCCCGACGCCGTGCTGACCGCGATGGGCCAGGACTGCCTGGACGCCATCGACGCCGACGCGGCGTTCGTGCCCCTGGCCCGGTCCGGGCGCGCCGAAGCGCAGACGCTGGCGGAGGCCGTCGCCACCCTGTACACCAACGGCGTCGGCGTGGACTGGAACGCGGTGTACGCCGGGCGCGGGGCCCGCCGGGTCGGACTGCCGACCTACGCCTTCCAGCACAAGCGGTACTGGCTCGAGGCGGGCGGTGCCGTCACCGGCGACGCCCGCAGCGTCGGGCTCGGCAGGGTGGACCACCCGCTGCTCGGCGGCCTCACCGAACTGGCAGACGGCGAGCGCACCGTGCTGACGGGGCGCCTCTCCCTGCAGACGCACCCCTGGCTCGCCGACCATGCCGTGGCCGGCGGAGTGCTCTTCCCCGGCACCGGATTCGTGGAACTGGGCCTGCTCGCGGGCACCGAGACCGGGGCCGGACGGCTCGGCGAGCTCACCCTTGAGACGCCGCTGCTCCTGCCCGAGCAGGGCGGCGTCCGCATCCAGCTCGTGGTCGGCCCCACGGACGAGTCCGGGGTACGGCCGCTCGGCGTGTACTCGCGCTCCGACAGCGACGAGCCGGGCGAGGAGTGGGTGCGCCACGCCCAGGGCGTCCTCGAGGCGGACAGCGGCGCCGCGGTCACCGACAGCCTGCTGCAGTGGCCCGTCCCGGGCGCCGAGCAGGTGCCGATGGAGGGCTTCTACGAGGGCCTGGCCCAGGTCGGTTACGGATACGGGCCGGTCTTCCAGGGGCTGGAGTCGGTCTGGCGGCTGGACGGCGATGTCTTCGCCGAGGTGGCACTGCCGGACTCGGCGGCCCAGGACGCCGGACGCTTCGGCCTGCACCCCGCCCTGCTCGACGCCGCCCTGCACGCCATGGAGATGGGCGACTTCGGCGGCGAGAGCGGGCGGGTGACACTGCCGTTCTCCTTCACCGGGGTGACCCTGCACGCGGTGGGCGCCGGACGGGTGCGGGTGCGGCTGCGCCCGCAGGGCAAGGACACGGTCGCGCTGCTGGTGACCGACGCCACGGGTGAGCCCGTCGCCTCGGTGGAGTCGCTGGTGGTGCGCGAGGTGGCGCCCGAGCGGTTCGCGTCGGGCCCGCGCTCCACCGGCGGCGACGGAACGCTGTTCCGGGCCAACTGGGATGTGTTCCCCGCCGCGCGGGGCGGCGGCCTGACCGCGGACGGTGGGTCCGCGGCCGTCATCGGCGCCGACCGGGCGCGGGCGGGCGAGCTGCTCGCCGCCTCCGGCGTCGAGTACGCCGAGTACGCCGGGACGGACGAACTCCTCGCCGCCATCGACGAGGGCGCCGCGCTGCCGGACGTGGTCTGGGCCTGGTGCGGCGCCGCGCCGGACACCGAGGACATCGCCGACGCCGCGCGGAAGTCGACCCACCGGGCGCTGGCCCTGGTGCAGTCCTGGCTGGCGGAGGACCGGTTCGAGGGGTCCCGGCTGGTGGTGGTGACCAGCGACGCGGTCGCGACCGGCCCGGGCGAGGGCGTCGCCGGACTGTCCGACGCCGCCGTGTGGGGGCTGGTGCGCTCGGCGGCCACGGAGAACCCGGGCCGGCTCGTGCTGGTGGACGTCGACCGCCACGCCGAGTCGGCCACTGCGGTCGCCGGCGTGGTGACGGCCGCGATCGCGGCGGGCGAGCGCGAGGTGGCGCTCCGCGTAGGCCAGGGGCTGATCCCCCGGCTCGCCAGGAACGCCGCCGGGCGGGTGCTCGAGGCCCCGGCCGGCACCTCCGCGTGGAAGCTGGGCACCAGCGGTGGAGGCACGCTGGACAACCTCTCGCTGCAGCCCGACCCGTCGGCCGAGGCGCCGCTGGCTCCCGGCTACGTCCGGATCGCGGTGCGCGCCGCCGGTCTGAACTTCCGGGACGCGCTGATCGCCATCGGCATGTACCCCGACGACCACGCCACCATGGGTGGCGAGGGCGCCGGTGTGGTCCTGGAGGTCGGTCCGGGAGTCACCGACCTGGCACCCGGTGACCGGGTCATGGGCATGATCAACGCATCGTTCGGGCCCATCGCGATCGCCGACCGGCGGCAGATCGTCCCCATGCCGCGCGGCTGGACGTTCGCGCAGGGCGCCTCGGTGCCGGTGGTCTTCCTGACGGCCTACATCGGCCTGGTGGAACTCGGCAAGCTGCAGCCGGGCGAGTCCATCCTCGTGCACACCGCCACCGGTGGTGTGGGCATGGCGGCCACGCAACTCGCGCGCCACCTCGGCGCCGAGGTGTACGCCACGGCCAGCCCCGGCAAGTGGGACACCCTGCGGGCGATGGGATTCGACGAGAAGCACATCGCCTCGTCGCGTGACCTGGAGTTCGAGCGGCGCTTCATGGAGACGTCCGGCGGCCGGGGCATGGACATGGTCCTGGACTCGCTCGCCCGCGAGTTCGTCGACGCCTCCCTGCGGCTGATGCCCAGGGGCGGGCGCTTCCTGGAGATGGGCAAGATCGACGTACGCGACCCCGAGGTCGTCGCCGCCGAGCACCCCGGGGTGAAGTACGAGGCGTACGACCTGGTCGTGGCCGACTACGACTGGGTCCAGCGGATGCTGGTCGAACTGGTCGCCCTCTTCGACCGCGGCGCGCTGCACCCCCTCCCGCTGACGGCGTGGGACGTGCGCCGGGCCCCGGACGCGATCCGGCACATCAGCCAGGCCCGGCACATCGGCAAGAACGTGTTCACCATGTCCCACACCCTGAACCCCGAGGGTTCGGTGCTGGTGACCGGTGGCACCGGCGGCCTGGGCAGCGAAGTGGCGCGCCATCTGGTGGCCGAGTACGGAGTGCGCAACCTGGTGCTGGTCTCCCGGCGCGGGCCGGACGCCGCGGGCGCCGCCGACCTCAAGGCCGAACTGGCCGAGGCGGGCGCGTCGGTGACGCTGGCGGCCTGCGACGTGGCCGACCGCGCGTCGCTGGAGCGAGTGCTGTCCGCGGTGCCCGCCGAGCACCCGCTGACCGCGGTCGTGCACGCGGCGGGCGTACTCGACGACGGTGTCATCGACACCCTGTCGCCCAAGCGGATCGACGCGGTCTTCGAGCCGAAGGTCGACGCGGCGTGGAATCTGCACGAGCTGACCCGCCATCTGGACCTGGCGGAGTTCGTGATGTTCTCGTCCGTCGCCGGTGTGTTCGGCAGCCCGGGACAGGGCAACTACGCCGCGGCCAACGCGTTCCTGGACGCGCTCGCCGCACACCGGCGCAGCCTCGGCCTCCCCGCCGTATCGCTGGCCTGGGGTCCGTGGGAGCAGGGCGGCGGCATGACCGGCACGCTCAGCCAGGCGGACATGGTGCGCATGGCGCGCGAGGGCATGGCGGCCCTGTCCATGGCGGGCGGTCTGCGCCTGCTGGACGCCGGACGGACGGGCGAGGACGCCCTGCTGGTGCCGATGCGGCTGGAGACCTCGGCGCTCAGCGGCCAGGCCGACATCCCCACCCTGTTGCGCGGTGTGGTCCGGGTGCGGAGCAAGGCGGCGGCCGACGGCAAGGCGGCCGCTCCGGAATCGGCCCGGGTGAAGCTGGCCGGTCTCTCCGGAGCCGAACTCGACCGTGCGCTGCTGGACCTGGTGCGCGGCAGTGCGGCGATGGTGCTGGGGCACAGCGGCGCCCAGTCCATCGAGCCCGACCGCTCGTTCCAGAACCTCGGGTTCGACTCACTGGCGGGTGTGGAGTTCCGCAACCGGCTGAACTCGGCCACCGGGCTCCGCCTCCCCTCCACGCTGATCTTCGACAACCCCACGCCGGCGGCGCTCGCCGAGTACCTGCGTGGCCGGGTGGCGACGGACAGCCCGGCCGAGCCGGACGTCGATCCGGAAGAGGCCAGGATCCGTGCCGTTCTGGCGTCGATTCCGCTGGAGCGTCTGCGCCGCGCCGGTCTGCTGGACACGCTCACGGAGCTGGCGAGCGGCAAGGACCAGGCCGAGAAGGACGCCGATGAGAAGGAGACGGACTCCATCGACGCGATGGACGACGACGACCTGATCGACATGATGCTCGGAGATCTCGACTCCTGA
- a CDS encoding class I adenylate-forming enzyme family protein, translating into MTAKLFTTEAVHTLPEFEQRALGIADALRERGISDGTRVMLKAGNSAGYVGALLALMHVGASIVMVDHQERAEATQRICDRAGVKICVVDDDTPMPESGPARVTVYELLVAAMDQDPAERRLSFDTWCELPDGLIMWSSGSTGEPKGVVKTGAKFLKNLERNAEQVGHRSDDVLLPLLPFSHQYGLSMVLIAWLVKCSLVIAPYRRLDRAMTMAGTCGATVVDATPASYRSMLNMIGRKPALADELSGVRMFCSGAAPLDPGLVGDYVKKFGLPLLDSYGSTEAGNVAFATEDNVVACGRAVQGLKLRIVDDEGSALPSGEVGEIQVHSPDLMEGYLADDGTVAPVDPAKTDWYPTGDFGYLDSGDNLFVLGRKSAVHRNGHTLYPEIIEHKLAAGGCLVKVVPVPDEQRGCQLVFFVEDEQQRESRFWREPISSQLPAFEHPNRIHVLERFPLNRNGKPDKRQLEQLALDLAPGANA; encoded by the coding sequence ATGACCGCAAAGCTCTTTACGACGGAAGCGGTGCACACGCTTCCCGAGTTCGAGCAGCGGGCCCTGGGCATCGCCGACGCGCTCCGCGAGCGTGGCATCAGCGACGGCACCCGGGTCATGCTGAAGGCGGGCAACTCCGCCGGTTACGTGGGGGCCCTCCTCGCCCTGATGCACGTCGGCGCCTCGATCGTCATGGTCGACCACCAGGAGCGGGCGGAGGCGACACAGCGCATCTGTGACCGGGCCGGCGTCAAGATATGCGTGGTCGACGACGACACCCCGATGCCCGAGAGCGGCCCGGCCCGGGTCACCGTCTACGAACTGCTCGTGGCGGCCATGGACCAGGACCCCGCCGAGCGGCGGCTGTCCTTCGACACCTGGTGCGAGCTGCCCGACGGCCTGATCATGTGGTCCTCCGGGTCCACCGGCGAGCCCAAGGGCGTCGTCAAGACCGGGGCGAAGTTCCTGAAGAACCTGGAGCGCAACGCCGAACAGGTGGGCCACCGCTCCGACGACGTGCTGCTGCCGCTGCTGCCCTTCTCCCACCAGTACGGGCTGTCCATGGTGCTCATCGCCTGGCTGGTCAAGTGCTCGCTGGTCATCGCGCCCTACCGGCGTCTGGACCGGGCGATGACCATGGCGGGCACCTGCGGGGCGACGGTGGTCGACGCCACCCCGGCCAGCTACCGCAGCATGCTCAACATGATCGGCCGTAAGCCCGCCCTGGCGGACGAGCTGTCCGGTGTCCGCATGTTCTGCAGCGGGGCGGCCCCGCTGGATCCCGGCCTGGTCGGCGACTACGTCAAGAAGTTCGGGCTGCCTCTGTTGGACAGCTACGGCAGCACCGAGGCCGGAAACGTGGCCTTCGCGACCGAGGACAACGTCGTCGCCTGCGGGCGGGCCGTCCAGGGGCTGAAGCTGCGGATCGTGGACGACGAGGGCTCGGCCCTCCCCTCGGGCGAGGTCGGGGAGATCCAGGTCCACTCGCCCGACCTGATGGAGGGTTACCTGGCGGACGACGGCACGGTGGCCCCCGTCGACCCGGCCAAGACCGACTGGTACCCCACCGGCGACTTCGGCTATCTCGACAGCGGGGACAACCTCTTCGTCCTCGGCCGGAAGTCCGCGGTGCACCGCAACGGCCACACGCTCTACCCCGAGATCATCGAGCACAAGCTGGCCGCGGGCGGCTGTCTTGTCAAGGTCGTGCCCGTCCCCGACGAGCAGCGCGGTTGCCAGCTGGTCTTCTTCGTGGAGGACGAGCAGCAGCGGGAGTCGCGGTTCTGGCGGGAGCCGATCAGCTCCCAGCTGCCCGCTTTCGAGCACCCCAACCGCATTCATGTCCTCGAGCGATTCCCCCTGAACCGCAACGGCAAGCCCGACAAGCGACAACTCGAGCAGCTGGCTCTCGACCTGGCACCCGGAGCGAACGCATGA
- a CDS encoding ACP S-malonyltransferase, which translates to MTEPQATEPQIAEAQTAEARTAEPRATESQPGRTAFVFPGMGPFRFTDVGEFLLTNPHARRRLAIADEVVGYSVFDRYRQSDGDEEGQYAAHTQIAFLTVCLSLADWAEETLGEKPELCAGPSFGQRAAVTYAGSLPFEETVRLTAELARCEEEYFAQEHREAVTHCVIHTPEESLRKALGELDDEGEWHDVSGHIDQGFYLVSLREPVLDRFKKRIGDLGGYNMYTMWPPVHAPRSATCVARRRKRSSAASSWPTRSFRSSPTRTARC; encoded by the coding sequence ATGACAGAGCCACAGGCGACAGAGCCCCAGATCGCAGAGGCCCAGACCGCCGAGGCCCGGACCGCCGAGCCCCGGGCAACGGAGTCACAGCCGGGCCGCACGGCGTTCGTCTTCCCCGGGATGGGGCCCTTCCGCTTCACCGACGTGGGCGAGTTCCTGCTGACCAATCCCCATGCCCGGCGCCGGCTCGCGATCGCCGACGAGGTGGTGGGGTACTCGGTGTTCGACCGGTACCGCCAGTCGGACGGCGACGAGGAGGGGCAGTACGCCGCCCACACCCAGATCGCCTTCCTGACCGTCTGCCTCTCCCTCGCCGACTGGGCCGAGGAGACGCTGGGCGAGAAGCCGGAGCTGTGCGCCGGACCGAGCTTCGGCCAGCGGGCCGCGGTCACCTACGCGGGGTCGCTGCCGTTCGAGGAGACCGTGCGGCTCACCGCCGAGCTGGCCCGCTGCGAGGAGGAGTACTTCGCGCAGGAACACCGTGAAGCGGTCACCCACTGCGTGATCCACACCCCCGAGGAGAGCCTTCGCAAGGCGCTGGGCGAGCTGGACGACGAGGGGGAGTGGCACGACGTCTCCGGCCACATCGACCAGGGCTTCTACCTCGTGTCCCTGCGCGAGCCCGTGCTCGACCGGTTCAAGAAGCGGATCGGCGACCTCGGCGGCTACAACATGTACACGATGTGGCCGCCGGTCCACGCCCCTCGTTCGGCGACCTGCGTCGCAAGGCGGAGGAAGAGGTCTTCGGCGGCTTCGAGCTGGCCGACCCGAAGCTTCCGGTCGTCTCCGACCAGAACGGCGCGCTGCTGA
- a CDS encoding TetR/AcrR family transcriptional regulator translates to MARRKEFDPEVALDAAMRLFWRNGYEGTSTSDLVDGLGIARASLYGTFGSKRGLYLAALDRFLSGAAAPSPADILASRASALDAVRDLLETSAADPKPGTPQGCFAVNATVEHGDSDPEISRRLEGNRSRLETALYGALLRARAQGELAPGVDPSSAATMLASLNSGLKVLSCAGESQRDRITTTVDTVMAMLTSPAAAVTD, encoded by the coding sequence ATGGCACGGAGGAAGGAATTCGACCCCGAGGTCGCGCTGGACGCCGCGATGCGGCTGTTCTGGCGCAATGGCTACGAGGGGACGTCCACCAGCGACCTGGTGGACGGGCTGGGAATCGCACGGGCCAGTCTGTACGGGACCTTCGGGTCCAAGCGCGGGCTCTATCTGGCCGCGCTCGACCGCTTTCTCTCCGGCGCCGCGGCGCCGAGCCCGGCCGACATCCTGGCGTCGCGTGCGTCCGCCCTGGACGCCGTCCGGGATCTGCTGGAGACCAGCGCGGCGGACCCGAAACCGGGTACGCCCCAGGGCTGCTTCGCGGTCAACGCCACGGTGGAGCACGGGGATTCCGACCCCGAGATCTCGCGGCGCCTGGAGGGCAACCGAAGCCGCCTCGAGACGGCGCTCTACGGCGCGCTGCTGAGGGCCCGTGCGCAGGGCGAGCTGGCGCCCGGCGTCGATCCGAGTTCGGCGGCGACCATGCTGGCCTCGCTCAACAGCGGCCTGAAGGTGCTGTCGTGTGCGGGCGAGAGCCAGCGCGACCGCATCACCACCACGGTCGACACCGTCATGGCGATGCTGACCTCCCCGGCGGCCGCCGTCACCGACTGA
- a CDS encoding alpha/beta fold hydrolase: MLFDHRGEPVRTGRAAVNGTKLHYRTAGSGPVVVLLHGVPKTGYHWRHLVPKLTARHTVVVPDLRGLGDSARPADGFDCATMSDDIAELMAHLGHESYTVMGEDWGAVVAYQLAARHRDHVEALVFAEALLPGFGFEDHTALTHENVSGGMFLWHLGFYFQPDVPEMLITGHERELITYMLKDERSYPDTATADAIDEYVRCYSMPGGIRSMLAIYRAMLVDAEQNRQAARTMLDIPVLALGGDAFIGERNETQMRLLAHDVTGHVFRAGHDLAEEVPDEVADVLLPFLADRLA, encoded by the coding sequence ATGCTTTTCGACCACCGTGGAGAACCCGTCCGCACCGGCCGCGCCGCCGTCAACGGCACCAAGCTCCATTACCGAACGGCCGGCTCCGGTCCGGTGGTGGTACTGCTGCACGGAGTGCCCAAGACCGGCTACCACTGGCGGCATCTGGTTCCGAAGCTGACGGCGCGGCACACCGTCGTCGTACCGGACCTCCGTGGTCTGGGCGACTCGGCCCGGCCCGCGGACGGATTCGACTGCGCCACCATGAGCGACGACATCGCCGAGCTCATGGCCCACCTGGGGCATGAGTCCTACACCGTCATGGGAGAGGACTGGGGGGCGGTGGTCGCCTACCAACTCGCCGCCCGGCACCGTGATCACGTCGAGGCGCTGGTGTTCGCGGAGGCGCTGCTGCCCGGCTTCGGCTTCGAGGACCACACCGCCCTGACCCACGAGAATGTCTCGGGCGGGATGTTCCTGTGGCATCTGGGCTTCTATTTCCAGCCGGACGTACCCGAGATGCTGATCACCGGGCATGAGCGCGAACTCATCACGTACATGCTCAAGGACGAGCGCAGCTACCCCGACACCGCCACCGCCGACGCGATCGACGAGTATGTGCGCTGCTACTCCATGCCCGGCGGTATCCGCTCGATGCTGGCGATCTACCGGGCGATGCTCGTCGACGCCGAACAGAACCGGCAAGCGGCGCGCACGATGCTGGACATCCCGGTGCTGGCGCTCGGTGGCGACGCGTTCATCGGCGAGCGGAACGAGACCCAGATGCGGCTGCTCGCCCATGACGTCACCGGTCATGTCTTCCGGGCCGGACACGACCTCGCCGAGGAGGTGCCGGACGAGGTGGCCGATGTCCTGCTGCCGTTCCTGGCCGACCGGCTCGCATGA
- a CDS encoding winged helix-turn-helix transcriptional regulator has product MGTKQYTGSPEDADLMRADSLAREIFADVANKWAFLIIEFLGERTLRFSELRNEVEGISHKMLTQNLRMLERNGLVERKVHPTVPPRVEYTLTEAGRALRATVDGMCGWTHTYLGHIEDSRRRFDG; this is encoded by the coding sequence ATGGGCACCAAGCAGTACACCGGCTCGCCCGAGGACGCCGATCTGATGCGCGCGGACTCCTTGGCGCGGGAGATCTTCGCGGATGTCGCCAACAAGTGGGCGTTCCTGATCATCGAGTTCCTCGGTGAACGCACCCTGCGCTTCAGCGAGTTGCGGAACGAGGTCGAGGGCATCAGCCACAAGATGCTCACCCAGAACCTGCGCATGCTGGAGCGCAACGGCCTGGTCGAGCGGAAGGTGCACCCCACCGTGCCGCCCCGGGTCGAGTACACCCTCACCGAGGCGGGCCGGGCCCTGCGCGCGACGGTCGACGGCATGTGCGGCTGGACCCACACCTACCTCGGCCATATCGAGGACTCCCGGCGCCGCTTCGACGGCTGA
- a CDS encoding DUF3616 domain-containing protein, whose amino-acid sequence MVPFHAAPPRRTRRVVHAAALALVAGATTLSALPASAVAGNADYGTPTIKPATSYLSGAVGATGDPTVTVKVGQSGADADELTVSATATTHGSVAKTGDVTVTGTGATREVAVRARGKGYTDLTLKVNGLGGKSATTTLHYAASGAVGNATDTRYLTGSSDSSAAVDVGDGYMVVADDESNILRLYRRDSSGAPVRTWDVSSDLDVDKEIDIEAAARVGDTIYWTGSLGNNKDGEPKEDRFTLFTTTVSGSGADTELEVGGSYQGLREDLVDWDKANGDRLGFAKGTADGQVPKQIDGFNVEGLEFAPGSGSTAYLGFRAPLVPPADGGEALLVPVTNADELARSGSDKDTHATFGDPITLDLGGLSVRDIRRNDKGQYLIVAGSWAAEDNSAPYALYSWDGVAGHQPVKRLDLPTADPGGWEIVVDVPDLTAPGGRAQVITDSGSADLYGDGTEAKDLEHEEWKKSRSVSFPLNP is encoded by the coding sequence ATGGTCCCGTTCCATGCCGCTCCCCCGCGCCGTACCCGCCGGGTCGTCCACGCCGCCGCGCTGGCGCTGGTGGCCGGCGCCACGACGCTGTCCGCACTCCCGGCCTCCGCGGTGGCCGGGAACGCGGACTACGGCACGCCGACCATCAAACCGGCCACCTCGTACCTGTCCGGCGCCGTCGGCGCCACCGGCGACCCGACGGTGACCGTGAAGGTCGGCCAGAGTGGCGCCGACGCGGACGAGCTCACCGTGTCCGCGACCGCGACCACCCACGGCTCGGTCGCCAAGACCGGGGACGTCACGGTGACCGGCACCGGCGCCACCCGCGAGGTGGCCGTCCGGGCGCGCGGCAAGGGCTACACCGACCTCACCCTCAAGGTGAACGGCCTCGGCGGCAAGAGCGCCACCACCACCCTGCACTACGCCGCCTCCGGCGCCGTGGGCAACGCCACCGACACCCGCTACCTCACCGGCTCCAGCGACTCCTCCGCCGCCGTGGACGTCGGCGACGGCTATATGGTCGTCGCCGACGACGAGTCCAACATCTTGCGCCTGTACCGCCGCGACTCCTCCGGCGCGCCGGTGCGCACCTGGGACGTCAGCTCCGACCTCGATGTCGACAAGGAGATCGACATCGAGGCCGCGGCCCGCGTCGGCGACACCATCTACTGGACCGGCTCGCTGGGCAACAACAAGGACGGTGAGCCGAAGGAGGACCGCTTCACCCTCTTCACCACCACCGTCTCCGGTTCGGGCGCCGACACCGAGCTCGAGGTCGGCGGCTCGTACCAGGGCCTGCGCGAGGACCTGGTGGACTGGGACAAGGCCAACGGAGACCGGCTCGGCTTCGCCAAGGGCACCGCGGACGGCCAGGTGCCCAAGCAGATCGACGGATTCAACGTCGAGGGCCTGGAGTTCGCGCCCGGCTCCGGCTCCACCGCATACCTCGGCTTCCGGGCGCCGCTGGTGCCGCCCGCCGACGGCGGCGAGGCGCTGTTGGTCCCGGTCACCAATGCCGACGAGCTGGCCAGGTCCGGCAGCGACAAGGACACCCACGCCACCTTCGGCGACCCGATCACCCTCGACCTCGGGGGCCTGAGCGTGCGCGACATCCGCCGCAACGACAAGGGCCAGTACCTGATCGTGGCCGGCTCCTGGGCGGCCGAGGACAACAGCGCCCCGTACGCGCTCTACTCCTGGGACGGCGTCGCCGGCCACCAGCCGGTCAAGCGGCTCGACCTGCCGACGGCCGACCCGGGCGGCTGGGAGATCGTGGTGGACGTGCCCGACCTCACGGCTCCCGGTGGCCGGGCCCAGGTCATCACCGACAGCGGCTCGGCCGACCTGTACGGGGACGGCACCGAGGCCAAGGACCTGGAGCACGAGGAGTGGAAGAAGTCCCGGTCGGTCAGCTTCCCCCTGAACCCCTGA